AATCCTCCCTTTAGTAGGTTTATTCCTTGATTCCCTTATATACATAACGAATACCTACAATAAAGAATACTAAACTTAATATCAATGGAATTGTACCAATATTAATCAACGCTGTTCCGAAAACTCCTAAATTTGAGTCCCATCCATCTCCAGCTGGTTGAGATAGGTACAAAGAATAGATTGATGCCGAAATAAGTGTTACTCCAAATAATAACATACTTGTTAAAACTCCAATTCCTCCAACGATTAGATTCTTCATATTTTCACTCCTTGGTTTGTTAGATAGTTCTTTCCCGGATTTAATATTCTATTAGTCTAAGAAGCTTGCAACTAACCCAAATAACATTGTTAATACGATAAATGTAATAAAGAAATATCCTAAATATCTTATTAGCTTTGGCTTTTTACCTAATTCAAAGCTTTTTCTTTTTAAAGGAATAACACCCTCTATTTTTTGTAAATCCTCTATTGGTGAAAATACTTTCTGATCATCCACGTAAACTTTGCTTTCAGTCTTTTCTGATTGGTGCGTTTGTTCCATAGAATCCACTTCCCTTTTTAGTTATTATGAAATTTAACTGCATTAGATGATTTACTATATTTTACTATTTTTCATTAAAATTCGATTAGATATTTTTCTCCTTTTAATGCACTTCCGTACTTCCTTCATTAAGCACAAGCGAAATTATAAATTTATTCCTCTTCATCTAACTAACATTCAGTTGAATAAGAACTCAACAATATACTTAACAGAGCCTTTAAAATAATAAAAAAAGACGATCAAATCATTCATTCGATAATCTCTTTCTTCTTATTTAATAATCTTTACCATATGATCCTCATCATAAAATTCACCATTAACAAATAATGCTCTTTTTTCTGTACCAAAGCTTTCAAAGCCAACAGCTTCATAAAGTCTTTTTGCAGATTGATTTGATGAAATGACTGCCAATTCAATTTGTAAAATTTCTTCAATTTCCATAGCTTCTTGAATCGCTTGGTTTAAAACTTTTTTCCCTACACCTTTACAACGGTAATTTGGTGTAACATACATTCCCCAAATTGTTCCCTTATGTTTCATTTTTTCAGATCTTTTTTGGTAGAAACCAGCAACCCCAACGAGTACGCCTTTTTCAAATGCACCAATGATAAAATTATCAAAAGTTTTAGGGAAATTATTTGTGTGCTGTTCGATTGATTTACTCTCATATTCAGTTAAACTTTCTCCAAATGCTTCTGGTGATAATGTTAATCCTTCACTTCTTAAGCGAATAAACTCAGGTAAATCTTCAATTGTTAATTTTCGAATTTCCATTTTTACCCTCCCTTTAAGTTGATGAAATTGCCTTAAATTGACTTATAATTCTAATGGCTCGTTTTAATAGAAAATATTTTATGTAATGGTATTGATCAATTTGTTTGTCATATAATCAAACTCTCCTCCACAGCATGAACAAATATTATAGATTTGTACAACTCCTTGAAGTCCATAGGGTGATTAATCTAAGGCTGAATATCCATAAATGACATATAAATTTATTCATTAACTTATTCTCAATACCATGAGTTAAAAACGAATAACTGATTATATTCAATTAAAAGTTTTATTATCCCTTTATCTTTTTCTACCAAACTACCATTTTGTTGAATAAGAAATTTTAAAGATAGTTTATGGCCCTTTAACTACGATTGAAGGCAATGAAGCCAATATATCAACCATATAGCCAATTACTCATAAACACATCCAAAGGAATGGTGTGGGTTTGTTATAAGACCATTCATAAATTGCACATTGTGAAACTCTTTCTATAAGTTTTTCATATTTTCCTTTAGAATTTATTGTTAAATCAAATGATATAACCCTTCTCCTTTAAAACTAGTACTTCAATAATATCATTAAATTATTCATATTGAGTTATACCCATAATAAAAAATAGAGCCGAGAATTGCCCCCTAAGCGTAATAGAAAGTCCATCTGTGATCTGGTGGTAAGCATTGGTCACATAGTAATTTCCCATTATGCGTTGCTACATCATTTAAACCTACGATTTGGTCATTCTTCTTCCTTTCAGTTTTCTAGCAACCACAATTTTCACATCTGCCTCGGTTTTAGCCAAACCGCCAAAAGAGATTCGCCGGTTCATGGAGGAAGTGGTACAACTGGCAGCAGACCATATTGAAATTTTCACTTCCATCCTTGATGAAGACTTTATCAGTTCTACCATCGCAATGGATGTGAAGCTTGCGGAAGACTGCACAAACATCATGATTTCCAATGGATGGTTTGAGGAACCGCCAAGTTCAGTAGATCGTCGAGAATTATCTTAGGGAAACTTCCCCATAATTGCGATTTTACGAAGTACACAACCCCCTTGAGTACCAAGGGAGGAACTAGTGTTCTTATCAATTATCCATGCAAGTACATATTGCAAATTAGCGTCTTAGTGCTAATTGAATTTTCTCCACTTTACGTATATTCCAACCATTAAGTATATAATATCTTTTTTTAAAAAAATTATAGAATGTTTCCTCCTATACTTGGAACAATACCATTGTATTTACGTAGAAAGGAGGGTAATTAGAAATGGATATTCAAAAATTAGCCGATCATGAATCATTGGATTTACATGAAGTTATTAATTTCAAAACCCTTTGCTTAGCGAAATCAAAACTAATGCAAGGACTGGTATTTGATGATGATTTGAGAGCATTAATGCAAAAAGATGTTGAACAATCCATGCAAGCACTTGGAGAATTACAGGCAATTTATAAACGTGCACCTTTTGAAGCTCCTGTTCCTCAAAACCGTCCAACTCCAATAATAAATTAAAAGGAGGCAAATTCATTGAATCATGACTATTTAGACCCAATAAACTCGCTACATGTACCTGAGCTAGCAGATACCACATTTGCGATGGATTTTCTTCTTCGTGCCAAAGAAGGTGTTCGCAATATTGCGGTCGCATTAACAGAGTCAGCATCACCTGATGTTAGAACCCTCTTACGAAACCAATTAATGCAAGGGATTGCTATGCACCAAGAAATTACAGAACTAATGATTAGTAAAAAATGGTTCCATCCATACGAACTAAGTGAACAATATCAATTAGACCAACTCTCTGCCAACAATACATTAATGATTGGCAAAATGAATCTATTTCCTGTTGAGAACAATAGAAAAGGATTGTTTGACCGAACACCTGATGAACATTAACACTGGAGGCTTGTAACCAATGAAGGCAGTAACGTATCAAGGTATTAAAAATGTAGAAGTGAAAGAAGTTCCAGATCCCAAGATTGAAAAACCAGATGACATGATTATAAAAGTAACAAGTACAGCTATTTGTGGGTCTGATCTTCACCTAATTCATGGCATGATTCCTAACCTGCAGGAAAACTATATTATCGGCCATGAACCAATGGGAATTGTAGAAGAAGTAGGTCCAGGTGTGACTAAGGTAAAAAAGGGAGATCGAGTAATTATCCCCTTTAACATAGCATGCGGTGAATGCCATTACTGTAAAACAAATTTGGAAAGCCAATGTGATAATTCGAATGATAATGGTGATATGGGTGCCTATTTCGGATATTCTGGTACGACGGGTGGCTATCCAGGTGGGCAAGCCGAATATTTAAGAGTGCCATTTGCCAACTTTACCCATTTCAAAATTCCAGAGACTTGTGAAGAATCAGATGAAAAGTTAGCAGTTATTGCCGATGCGATGACTACTGGTTTTTGGAGTGTTGACAATGCAGGCGTAAAGGGTGGAGATGCAGTTATTGTTCTTGGCTGTGGTCCAGTTGGTCTTTTTGCTCAAAAATTTTGTTGGCTAAAAGGAGCAAAGCGTGTCATCGCCGTAGATTATGTAGACTATCGTTTGCAACACGCCAAACGTACTAACAAAGTTGAGATTGTAAATTTCGAACACTTTGAAAATGTAGGAATGCATTTGAAAGAAATAACGAAGGGCGGCGCTGATGTTGTCATTGATGCAGTTGGAATGGACGGTAAAATGACTGATTTAGAGTTCCTGGCAAGCGGATTGAAACTTCATGGTGGAGCATTGGGTGCGTTTATCACGGCTACACAAGCAGTTCGTAAAGGCGGGACTATTCAAGTTACTGGTGTTTACGGAGGGAAATATAATGGATTCCCAATGGGAGATATTATGAACCGAAACGTCAATATTCGATCTGGACAAGCACCTGTGATTCATTATATGCCATATATGTTTGAATTAGTGACGACCGGGAAAATTGATCCAGGTGATGTCGTAAGTCATGTACTGCCACTAAGTGAAGCAAAGCGTGGCTATGAGATTTTTGACACCAAAATGGATAATTGTATAAAAGTCCTTTTGAAACCTTGAGGAAGGAGGTATAAAAAATGAACTACGCCTTACATGAAGTTCTTGAGGTCCATGAGATGGCTGCATTTAAGACCACTTGTTTAACGAAATCTAAAACGATGAAAGCGTTAGTTACAGATCAGCTATTAAAAGATATTATGCAGCAAGACATTGATCTATCTACTAGACAATTACAAGAATATTCTACAATCCTTTCCAACGCTAAGCAGTAAATTAGGAGATGAATAAACATGAATCCAATCATTGAAACTTTAACTGGCATGGACGCACTAACGGATCAAGTGGTTGCAATGGATCTACTCATTTCAGCTAAAAGTGGTGTTAGAAATTATGCCATGGCAGTTACAGAGGCAGGAACACCCGAAATTAAAGACATGCTCACTCGTCATTTAATGGAAGCTCTTGATATGCATGAACAAATTTCCTCATATATGGCAGAAAAAGGATGGTATCATGCTTGGGATACAAACGAACAAATCAATTTAGATTTAAATAATATCAATACAGCATTGAACTTACCCACTCTATAAAATTAAAATAGGAGCAGTTTAGCATTACCAACTTAAACTGTTCCTAATAAACCATTTATATTAAAATGATTAACCACCATTTTCTTTTACAATTACAAACTTGATGTCTTTTCATTTATAAAAGAGCTATATTAAGCTTATTACGACCATTTGCTCGATGCTTACCAGTTCAAATTTCACAAAAAATTGAACCAACTATTTTTATTATCAAATGGTAGGAGCAGGAAATTCATTAATTTTCATACGAAGTAAACTATAAGGTTTTTGTCGCAGGTCTTTTCCATAATGAAATCTTGCCTGCCGATGTAATTGGTTCACAATGACATATAAGTATCCATCAGGGCCAATCGAAAAAGTATCCGGCCATAAAATTCTCGGATCATGTGCGATGGTTTCCATTGTACCATTTGGCAATATCTTTCGAATACTATTGTTCTCATAATCTCCAGCATAAATAGATCCTTTTGCATCAGTAATCATTCCATCAGAAGCACCTTTTTCTCCCAAATACTCCACATGATAAGCTAAATCCATGTCCGGTATATTTCTGTCTCTCAGGGCTTCTGTTGAGATCGAGAACAGATGACGACTTGTTAGTGGACAAAAAAATAATACCTTTCCATCCGGAGAAATCGCAATACCGTCAGACGCCAATCTAAATGGAGAAGTCCCGCCATCTTTATTTCGATTCATCAATACTTTTCCTTCTACTTTCGGTATAAAATAGTGATCGGGTGAAGTTGAATTTGCTCCATTTAACCGTCTAAACGCGTTTCCATTTTCTAAATCTACGACGATAATAGCTCCTGGTCCTTTGGAAGAAGAATCCGTTATATAGGCATAACCTGCGTTTCCAACACGAAAATCAAAGCGGACATCATTCAGGTAAGTTGTTGGCAGGACAACATCTTCTGTAAAGGTGTATACGCTTCTAATTGTATTGGTTTTTAAATCAACAGCGACTAATTTTGCTCCACCTTTAATAGGTTCAGAAAAATTGGGTGCCGCTGTATCTAATACCCAAAGCGTTCCTCTTCCATCAGCAACTACACTTTGGACACTGATGAAAGTCATAGTGATATTCTCGGGATTAACCAAATTGGTTTGTAAATTAGGATAAGGCTGCAATTTATCCTCAACAATTTCCGCCACAGTAAATTTAACATCATCTCCCCATTTCGGAAAACAAATAAAAATTCGACCAGTTTCCGAAACACTAACACCTGTAGGCATAGTGCCATAAAATGCATAAACTAGTTCTAACTTACCGAAATATTTTTCCATAGGTAGCATATGTGTCATGAAATCCTCCTCAACTATTTAAACGGGATATCACCTATATATGATTTATATTTTTTTTAGTGCATGTATTTTCTCAAGAAGACATAGAACGACTGGACTCAATATCTGGTATCGCTACACGTATGGCTGAACAAAATACTCGCCGAAATCGGAACAGATTTAGAGAACCAGTTTGGAAGTGCACTTACATTATGTCCTTGGGCAGCAATAGTTCCTGGACATAATGAAAGTGCTGGTAAAAGGAAATCACCTAAATCAAAAAAAGGCAATAAGTATTTAAAATCAGCCTTAACTGAAGCCGCACATTCCGAGGGTGCATCAACTACCATGGAGCAATGTATCGATGAACAGCAGCACGAAAAGGTAAAAGAAGAGCAGGAATAGTAGTAGCCCAGCCATGGTAAGATTCGCCTATTATCTTCTGACTAGGAAAGAAATGTACAGAGACTTAGGAGAAGATTATGACAAACCAAAAGAAGTATCAATAGTCAGTCATTCGGTTAGAAGGCTAGAAAAATTAGGGTATTCTGTAAAGATCGAAGAAGTCTCTTTATCCATCAATCAATTATCTAACTTTTTAATTTAATGGACGCTTTTTATAAAATATAAAGACGTCTTTTTTCACATTATACCTTGAGGTTTTTTCATGATAGTTGAACAAGCTACACCTAAAAAAAATTTTCACCTTCTTATCTATAAAAAAAGACTTATCATCTTTAAACATGATAAGTCCTTCAAAAAAAGATTAAAGTTTAATAGAGACTAGTTTCAATTCAGTCATCTCTTGTATTGCATACTTTATGCCTTCTCTTCCATAACCGCTTTCTTTTACGCCACCATAAGGCATTAAATCAACTCTAAATGTAGGAACATCGTTTACTAGCACGCCACCTACATGTAATTTTTTAGTAGCATATAATGCCCTTTGTAAGTTGTTTGTATAGACACCAGCTTGTAATCCAAATCGACTATTGTTTACTTCATTTATTGCTTCATCAAACTGTTCATATGAATTAATAACGACAACTGGACCAAAAATTTCTTTACAGGATACATCGCTGCTGTTCTTTACGTTTGTTAAAATAGTTGGTTTATAAAGACGTTCATCTATTATATCCCCACCAGTTACTAGATTGGCTCCATCATTAATAGATTGCTTAACCCATTCATTTATTCTAGCAACATCTTTTTTAGAAATTAATGCACTAATATCTGTTTGAAGGTCTAACGGCGAACCAATATTTAACGATTTAGTTGCATTTTTCATCTTCAATAGGAATTCATTATAAAGTGTATGGTGTACAAAAATTCTTTGTAATGAAATACAAACTTGGCCGTTATAAATAAAGGCTCCCCATACACAACGATTAATTAATTCATCAGTTAACTGGCTATCTTCATCGATGATCAACGCTGAGTTTGAACCTAGTTCTAACGTTACTTTTTTTAGTCCTGCTTTGTTTTTTAATGAGATGCCGACTTCAGGACTGCCGGTAAATGTAATTGCGTTCACGTCAGGATGTTTTACTAAAGCATCACCGATTTCGGAGCCCTTTCCGGTAATCAGGTTAAACGCACCCTTAGGTAAATCCGTTTTATTAATCATTTCAGCTAATGCGATGGCAGAAAGTGGAGTCTGACTAGCTGGTTTTAAAACAATTGTATTTCCTGCAGCAATTGCAGGACCAACTTTATGTGCTACTAAATTAAACGGGAAATTAAACGGTGTAATTGCACCAATTACCCCAACTGGCTCTCTAACTGTATAAGTGACTCGACCTTCACCACCTGCTACTGCATCTAGAGGGATTGTTTCCCCGTATATTCTTTTTGCTTCTTCAGCGGCTATTTTATATGTTGCAATCGTTCGATCAATTTCACCTAAAGCAGCTTTTAGGGGTTTGGATGCCTCTAATGCTAAAATTTCAGCAAGTTTTGAACGATTTTCTTTAAACTGTTCAACTAATTGTTCTAAAATGACACTTCTCTCATATGAACTGAGCTTTTCCATTTGAGTTTTTGCGTTATTAGCCGCTCTGATCGCTTCTTCCAAATTCTCTATCGTTGCGATTGGTATTACAGCTAAAACTTCACCAGAATGAGGGGCAACAAGGTTTTCATGTTTAACTCCTTCAACCCAACTTCCATCTATATAAAATTGTTTTTTCATTCTATTTCACCTCAGTTACAAGTTGACTAGCAACTTGATGTATTGATTGTTTTATAATATCCAGTCCTTCATCTATTTCCTCGTCAGAAATAATTAAAGGTGTTAAGAAACGAAGAACATTACTATGAACACCTGCGCTAAGAATAATGACTCCATTCTCATAACATTTTTTTGTTAATGCTGCAACAAACTCTTTTGCTGGTTGACCAGAAGTAGGATCTATAAATTCGATCCCTACCATTGCTCCTAGTCCTCTAATATCATAAATAATTGGCAAATCATTTTTCAATTGACTAAAAAATAATTTGATTTTTTCTCCAATCGATCTAGCTCGAATCCATAATTTTTCACTTTCAATTTTTCTAATCACCTCGAGCGCTGCTACACAACCTAAAGGACTTCCGCCATAAGTTCCACCTAGTTCACCGGGTGAAGCCGCATCCATTATTTCAGAACGACCCGTCACCGCACTAATTGGTACACCCGCTGCGATTGATTTTGACATCGTGATTAAATCAGGTTCAATTTCAAAAATCGTTGATGCAAATAATTCCCCTGTTCGCCCAAATCCTGTTTGAATTTCATCCGCTATGAACAAAATTCCATGTGACTTACAAATTGTATATACTTCTTTTATAAATTTCTTTGGAGGAACAATAAATCCTCCTTCTCCTTGTACGGGCTCCATAATAACCGCTGCCACTTCTTCTGGTGACACCTCTGTTAAAAGAAAATCCTTAAATTGAGAGATACAAAAATTAATATATTCTTCTTCAGATAACTCTTTTGGTCTATTTGACAAATAAGGGAATTTAGCTTTATATGTAGCAGGAGCAAATGGTCCCATTTTATATTTATATGGTTTTACTTTACTTGTTAAGGACATTCCTAATAAGGTCCGCCCATGAAATCCTCGAGTAAACGAAATAATTCCAGGTCGACCAGTGTACTTCCTCGCAATTTTAACAGCATTTTCAACTGCTTCAGCACCGCTATTTAATAGAATTGTTTTTTTAGAAAAATTCCCAGGCGTTATTTCAGTTAATTTTTTAGCTAAATCAATATAAGACTTATACATTCCTACATGAAAGCAAGAGTGGATTAATCGCTCTGATTGATTTTTAATCGCTTGTACAACATTCTTCGGAGTATGTCCTACATTTAACGTACCAATCGCTCCAGCAAAATCTAAAAATTTATTACCATCAACATCCTCAACGATCGTACCGTTTGCTTTTTCTACAAAAACAGGTGTATTATTTCCAACTCCATTTGGAACAAACTCATTACGAAACTCAATGAGTTCTTTACCCTTTGGCCCTGGAACTCCTGCTGAGACATTAACAAATTTTCGATTATTACTCATGCTAACTCTCCCTCTCGTAAAAATAATTTCATTTCAATCTATAAAATTATTAAATTATTAGCTCATTACTAATATACTCACTTTCAAACATTTAAGAATGAAATAAAACTTGGCAAAGGGCTTTTAAGAGGGAAAGGAAAAAGCCACTCAGGAGAGCGGCAATTTAATTTAAAACATTAATAATTCGCGAATGTCTTCTTCTGTTAAATTAAATGAAGGTTTACCATTCGTTTCAATAATTTCTCCTATTAATTGTTTTTTCTTCTCTTGTAGTTCATTCATTTTATCTTCAATTGTACCTTTAGCGATTAGCTTGATCACTTGAACATCATTCATTTGACCAAAACGATATGCTCGATCTGTTGCCTGGTTTTCAACCGCAGGATTCCACCAATTATCATAAAGAATAACTGTATCAGCACCAGTTAGATTGAGACCCACTCCACCTGCCTTTAATGAAATTAGAAAGAAGTGATGTTCACCAGCATTAAAACGATTACAGATCGATAGACGTTCTTCTGAAGGAGTTTTTCCATCTAAATAAAAAAATTGTTCTCCCATGATAGAAAGTTCTCTACCGATTAAATCTAACATTTTCGTAAATTGCGAGAATATCAATACTCTTCTACCGGCTGTTTTTGATGCCTCAATTATCTGAAATAGCTGTTCAAACTTAGCTGAACTCCCTTCATAACCATCTAAAAACAAAGCTGGATGGCAACAAATTTGTCTTAAACGCGTTAAACCGGCTAAAATTTTGATCTGATTTTTGCCTAATGTAAATTTATCCACTGCTAAGTGTTTTAGTGTGTCGTGTCGTAGTTTTGCTAAATATGCTGCATATAATTTTTTTTGTTCTGGTAACAATTCAACAGATTCCTTCGATTCGATTTTCTCTGGAAGTTCCTTAAGAACATCTTCTTTTAATCGTCTTAATAAGAAAGGCCGCACTCTTTTGGAGATTGTTTTCCTAGTTAAATTACTAAATTCCTTTAACGCTCCAAATAATTCTGGAAAAACTACATGATAAATTGCCCAAAGTTCTTCGAGTGAATTTTCAATAGGCGTACCAGTTAATGCAAACCGTTGATCAGCATTTATCTTCTTTACTACTTTAGCTGTTTGAGTAAAAGGATTTTTAAAATTTTGTGCCTCATCAAAAAATACTGTATGAAACTTTTGCTTTTCGTACCACTTTATATCATTTCTTAACATCGAATATGAGGTAATTATTACATCGATATTGACTAGTTCTTTTTGTATTTTCAACCTCTCATTTTTATTTCCATCAATGACAAGCGCTTGAATTTCAGGTACAAATTTGAATATCTCGCTTAACCAGTTATACGTTAATGCGGTCGGACAAACAATTAGGATTGGTGTATTAAATGAACGGATTTCGTTTAAAACAGATTGTATATAAGCAAGGCTTTGAATCGTTTTACCTAATCCCATATCATCCGCTAAAATTCCTCCAAATCCGAATTTAGCTAAATTCTTCATCCATTTATACCCAAAAATTTGATAGTCTCTTAACAGATTTTTCATTGTTTTAGGTACTTCTTCTACAATTTCATTTGGATTTATTAAACTCTCGTAAAAATGATGCAATCGATCTTCAATTTTAAATAAACTAGTGTCTTCCGTAGAATCTACTAAATATAGACAATTTTTTATGGGTAAGTTTAATACACCTTCATAATCAAATTCCTGCTCAGGTACTGCATTTAAAAATCGCCTGATCTCTTGTAATTCTCTCGTTTCAAGCGAGTACAAAGTACCATCATGTAAACGAAAATATTTCCGTTTCTCTTTCAGTGCTAATAACACTTCTTTGATTTGTTTCTCAGGAATGTCTAATTCAAATTTAAATTCCAACCAATTCGTTCGTTCTCTTTTTAAATTAACGCGTATTTGAGGTTTCTTATTTTCTTTAAATATTCGATTTCGAACAGCGGTCGTTGCATAAATTTCAGTTAGTTTTTCAAGTTTAGGTACTATATTTCTTAAAAAATCGTATTCAAGTTCTTCATTTTGTAAGAAATAGCCACCTTCAGTTTTTGAAAATGAACTATCTTCCATTAATTGTAATATTTCAATTTCTTTTTCTTCATTTCTAATTAACATTTTACTCAGTTGATTTTCTCTTTTATCTAGCCGATTAATCACAATGCGATCATAATGAAATTCAAGCCCTGCAAGTAATTTATTTTTAATACGATCTAAATATAGCTTTGCTCTTAACGGGGTTTCTGAATATTGGTTTGATAATGAAGTAGGTATTTGCACCTTACCAAGCTTTAAAAGACCTGGGATTACTTTCTCAACGTAGAGATGAATTTGGTCTGTGGGAATATTTATTTTTTCATGTGCTGTGTTTTGAAATATTTGTTTTAACTCAACAAGTCGATTAAATTCCTCTATATTAAGATTATATATTCTTCCACGATATAAGACTGTTGAATAAGCTTCCAATATCGTTAATTGTTCGATTCCTTTTGCAGTTAAAAAGTATTGACCATCTAAATGCACAATTTCAAATTCCAATGGTAATTTATCTTCGGTAAATGAAATTTCATTAAATGGTTTTCCGTTTTCGATTATTTTGACGTTTCCTGAAACTGTTAATAAATTAATAAATTGGCTCCAAATTGTCGGAGAAATGAACATATATTCATTTTTCTTAGTCAAAGGATCATTAAACATTTTTTCATCATCTAATAACTTTATTAAAAGTTCCCAAATACGATTAACTTCATTTTGAACACAATGTATATTAGGATCAAAAATAATATCCGCCGAAATTTTACTTGGTTTCCCCTTTTTAACATCCTTTAAAAAATTTCGTAGATTTTCTACATTCCTTTTTCCAAATGTCATTGCAATTCCAAGTAGTTTATATCCTTCACTCATTTCAATGACTTCGCAAATAAAGTCAAAATCTATTATTTGCCGATCGTCAAAATGCTTTAATTGTCCGC
This genomic interval from Gottfriedia acidiceleris contains the following:
- a CDS encoding DEAD/DEAH box helicase, with the translated sequence MKIKLNHKIIKERCGTVSFKRGDSFYRANKVQIEKYYDNACTATVIGNEDFTVHVLKEENGDVYCKCTCPKLTSIKTDCQHIAAVLISIFELQKNERIPTEIDVFMENSIRSNGILELFHNKTFRKSGQLKHFDDRQIIDFDFICEVIEMSEGYKLLGIAMTFGKRNVENLRNFLKDVKKGKPSKISADIIFDPNIHCVQNEVNRIWELLIKLLDDEKMFNDPLTKKNEYMFISPTIWSQFINLLTVSGNVKIIENGKPFNEISFTEDKLPLEFEIVHLDGQYFLTAKGIEQLTILEAYSTVLYRGRIYNLNIEEFNRLVELKQIFQNTAHEKINIPTDQIHLYVEKVIPGLLKLGKVQIPTSLSNQYSETPLRAKLYLDRIKNKLLAGLEFHYDRIVINRLDKRENQLSKMLIRNEEKEIEILQLMEDSSFSKTEGGYFLQNEELEYDFLRNIVPKLEKLTEIYATTAVRNRIFKENKKPQIRVNLKRERTNWLEFKFELDIPEKQIKEVLLALKEKRKYFRLHDGTLYSLETRELQEIRRFLNAVPEQEFDYEGVLNLPIKNCLYLVDSTEDTSLFKIEDRLHHFYESLINPNEIVEEVPKTMKNLLRDYQIFGYKWMKNLAKFGFGGILADDMGLGKTIQSLAYIQSVLNEIRSFNTPILIVCPTALTYNWLSEIFKFVPEIQALVIDGNKNERLKIQKELVNIDVIITSYSMLRNDIKWYEKQKFHTVFFDEAQNFKNPFTQTAKVVKKINADQRFALTGTPIENSLEELWAIYHVVFPELFGALKEFSNLTRKTISKRVRPFLLRRLKEDVLKELPEKIESKESVELLPEQKKLYAAYLAKLRHDTLKHLAVDKFTLGKNQIKILAGLTRLRQICCHPALFLDGYEGSSAKFEQLFQIIEASKTAGRRVLIFSQFTKMLDLIGRELSIMGEQFFYLDGKTPSEERLSICNRFNAGEHHFFLISLKAGGVGLNLTGADTVILYDNWWNPAVENQATDRAYRFGQMNDVQVIKLIAKGTIEDKMNELQEKKKQLIGEIIETNGKPSFNLTEEDIRELLMF